In Sorghum bicolor cultivar BTx623 chromosome 8, Sorghum_bicolor_NCBIv3, whole genome shotgun sequence, one genomic interval encodes:
- the LOC8074894 gene encoding uncharacterized protein LOC8074894 yields the protein MAAGMVVAKAAVVTTTTTASGWSATTLPGSSGGDDGQKATKVTTMTKTTVADVVVDEDELFELDIALLDSRDDDHHHCAAARRPAAGGADDDDAATGHALLANCLLPLRSVRNAVPVAASGRLSSSYPYSGYYSSRRLFTPRSSSSSRRFLFLGRSAGNNSSARLCFSSRGFEAMGNYFQRY from the coding sequence ATGGCCGCAGGCATGGTGGTAGCGAAGGCTGCCGTCGTCACCACCACGACCACTGCCAGCGGCTGGAGCGCGACGACGCTGCCAGGCAGCAGCGGCGGTGACGACGGCCAGAAGGCGACGAAGGTGACGACAATGACGAAGACCACCGTCGCCGATGTTGTTGTCGACGAGGACGAGCTGTTCGAGCTCGACATCGCACTCctcgacagccgcgacgacgacCACCATCACTGTGCGGCGGCCCGCCGTCCTGCTGCCGGCGGtgctgacgacgacgacgctgccACCGGGCACGCACTGTTGGCTAACTGCCTGCTGCCGCTGCGGTCGGTGAGGAACGCGGTGCCGGTGGCGGCGAGCGGCAGGCTGTCGTCGTCGTACCCTTACTCCGGCTACTACAGCTCCAGGAGGCTCTTCACgccccgcagcagcagcagcagcaggaggttCCTTTTCCTTGGACGGTCAGCTGGGAATAATTCTTCCGCGAGGCTTTGCTTCTCCAGCAGAGGCTTCGAAGCCATGGGGAACTACTTTCAGAGGTACTGA